The window GTGGGCGACCAGCCGGATGTCGGGCTTGTCGATGCCGAGACCGAACGCGTTCGTGGCGATCACCGCGCGAACTTCTCCGGACATGAACCGCCGCTGCATCTCCTCACGTTCGGAGACCTTCAGCTTGCCGTGATACCGGCCGACGTTCTCCCCCTGCGCGCGCAGCCAGCGATGGAGCTCTTCGACCTTGCGGACGGTGGCGCAGTAGACGATGGCGCTGCCGTCGGCCGCGCGGAGCAGCTCCATCAAGGCCTGCTCCTTCATCGCGCGGTTCACCGTGCGGCGCACCTCGAGAAAGAGATTGGGACGGTCGACCCCGGTCTGCACCACTTGCGGGTCGCGCATTCCGAGCTGGCGGACGATGTCCTCGACGACTTCGGGCGTTGCGGTGGCCGTGAGCGCGAGGACCGGCGGTGCTCCCAGCGCGCGTGCAGCCTCGGCGAGGCCGAGATACGCCGGCCGGAAATCGTGTCCCCACTGCGAGATGCAATGGGCTTCATCGACCACCAGCAGCGAGACACCGCGCTCGCGAAGCAGGGAAAGATATTCGGGACTCTCCAGGCGCTCGGGCGTCACGTAGATGAGGTCGTTCCCCCCGGTTGCGATCTCTGCCACCGCCTCCCTCTCCTCCGACGACGACAACGTCGAGTCCAGCCGGGCAACGTCGATGCGAGCCGCCTCCGCCTTCTCCCGCTGGTCCTGCACGAGCGAAAGCAACGGCGACACCACCACCACGGCCCGCGGCAGGAAGAGCGCCGGAATCTGGTAGGTGAGCGACTTGCCTCCGCCCGTGGGAAGGATGCCCAAGGCATCTCGTCCGGCGAGCGCCGCATCGATCAAGTCGCGCTGTCCGGGGCGGAACCGGCGCACGCCGAATCGCCGCGCCGCTTCGCCCGCGATGGCGGGCCAGTCGATGCCTTTGGTCATCGCACTACGGTAAGGCGTGCCTACTCGAAGCGCAGGGCCTCGATGGGATCGAGCCGCGAGGCCCGCAGCGCCGGGTAGAACCCCGCCACCACTCCGGCGAGGCCCGCGGCGAGCATGGTTCCGAGCATCACGGGTGGCGAGAGCAGGGTGGGCCAGTTTCCCCGCGCCGCCATCCATTTAGAGACGCCGATCCCCAGCGTCAGCCCGATCACGCCGCCGACCGTCGCCAGCACCACCGCCTCGGTGAGGAACTGGAAGAGGATGTCGCGGCCCCGACCGCCAACGGCCATGCGAATGCCGATCTCGCGCGTGCGCTCGGTGACGGAGACGAGCATCACGTTGGCGATGCCAATGCCGCCGACGATCAGCGAGATCGCGGCCACCGCCTCGAGCAGCGTGGCGATGGTCTCGGTGCTCTGCTTCGCCGCGTCCTGCATCTCCGCCAGGTTGCGGATCTGGAAATCGGGCTCCGCCTGGTCGGAGAGGCGGTGCCGCTGGCGGAGCAGCGCGGTGATCTCGCGCTCGGCGTCGCTGACGGCCGACGACGATCGCGCCGAGATCATCATCTGACCGACGGCGTCCGACTGCGAGCCGATCAGGCGGCGCACCACGGTGGACCAGGGCATGAGGATGACGTCGTCCTGGTCCGAACCGCCGAAGCTCTGGCCCTTGACCGCGAGGATGCCCACCACCTTGCAGGGAACGTGCTTGACCCGGATCTGCTCGCCCAATACCGGCGCTCCGGGCACGAACAGCTTGTTGACCACCGTCTGACCGAGGACGCAGACCTTCGCCGCCGAGGCGTCCTCTTCGCGGCCGAACGCCTCCCCTTGCACAAGCGGCCAGGCGCGCACCTGGAGGTAGGCCGCGGTGGTGCCCTGCACCTGCGTGAACCAGTTCTGGTCGCCGTACACGACCTGCGCCCCGGTCCGGTTGATGGGAGCGACGGACGCGACGGAGGCCGTCAGGTCGCGCTCGATTGCGGTCGCGTCATCGCGGGTGAGGTTCTGCGTCGCGCCCGATCCGGTGGCGACGCCGTGCATGGCGATCGAGCCGGGCAGCACCATCAGGAGATTTGCTCCGAGGCTTTCCATCTGCTCGGCCACCTTGGCTTGCGCTCCCTGCCCGATGGAGACGGTGGCCATCACGGCGGCAACCGCGATGACGATGCCGAGCATCGCCAGGAGCGATCTCAGCTTGTTCTTCCTCAACGCGCGAAGGGCGGTCCGGAGCGAGGCGGCCGCGTTCATGC of the Deltaproteobacteria bacterium genome contains:
- a CDS encoding FtsX-like permease family protein → MNAAASLRTALRALRKNKLRSLLAMLGIVIAVAAVMATVSIGQGAQAKVAEQMESLGANLLMVLPGSIAMHGVATGSGATQNLTRDDATAIERDLTASVASVAPINRTGAQVVYGDQNWFTQVQGTTAAYLQVRAWPLVQGEAFGREEDASAAKVCVLGQTVVNKLFVPGAPVLGEQIRVKHVPCKVVGILAVKGQSFGGSDQDDVILMPWSTVVRRLIGSQSDAVGQMMISARSSSAVSDAEREITALLRQRHRLSDQAEPDFQIRNLAEMQDAAKQSTETIATLLEAVAAISLIVGGIGIANVMLVSVTERTREIGIRMAVGGRGRDILFQFLTEAVVLATVGGVIGLTLGIGVSKWMAARGNWPTLLSPPVMLGTMLAAGLAGVVAGFYPALRASRLDPIEALRFE
- a CDS encoding ATP-dependent DNA helicase RecQ → MTKGIDWPAIAGEAARRFGVRRFRPGQRDLIDAALAGRDALGILPTGGGKSLTYQIPALFLPRAVVVVSPLLSLVQDQREKAEAARIDVARLDSTLSSSEEREAVAEIATGGNDLIYVTPERLESPEYLSLLRERGVSLLVVDEAHCISQWGHDFRPAYLGLAEAARALGAPPVLALTATATPEVVEDIVRQLGMRDPQVVQTGVDRPNLFLEVRRTVNRAMKEQALMELLRAADGSAIVYCATVRKVEELHRWLRAQGENVGRYHGKLKVSEREEMQRRFMSGEVRAVIATNAFGLGIDKPDIRLVAHWNFPGSIEAWYQEAGRAGRDGKAARATLLYRLEDKRIQSYFLGGKYPDRDESLSVWQALGARSPSLKAVVEASGLGEKRVKVIVAQLIGAGAVERKRRALVKVRELDAGDLQRVLQEYEQLQLDDRERLESMMRFAQSAACRRRLIREYFGEDRGDACGNCDNCRSGIARLASERPVRDRTAAVQAP